A genomic segment from Aspergillus puulaauensis MK2 DNA, chromosome 1, nearly complete sequence encodes:
- a CDS encoding uncharacterized protein (COG:S;~EggNog:ENOG410PU25;~InterPro:IPR013256;~antiSMASH:Cluster_1.6), giving the protein MSFLDSVLSSIETGKPKPIPTSSPAPSPSISSSNLKPETRKSTPTGRPATVERKNGVPAGTKRKAEEPLPRNQKPEAKIPSRPAPGKSTNTPALSNQRPTTMTKPTKSTASSNVATARKTPPVSSKPPPKGSYAELMAKAKAAQQNAPTQVGMFKHQSVPKEKLSKMERKKRLMEAQAKEKDTKQAKRGGSSSATSAAGKFGNLKSGNKQETEEPTYKGTARPPPSQLEYRGTANLPSRNGDRRGQFRANKRSRGDEYLGTDEEDEGEYADGYDDYYSESSDMEAGIGDVEQEEALALAAARREDEADMLAEAAAKKDKMERRNKLASLASKRH; this is encoded by the exons ATGAGT TTCCTCGATTCTGTCCTCTCGTCCATCGAGACGGGCAAACCGAAACCGATTCCTACATCCTCTCCCGCGCCATCTCCTTCTATCTCGTCATCAAATTTGAAACCAGAGACTCGCAAATCAACGCCTACGGGTCGTCCTGCCACTGTCGAGCGAAAGAATGGAGTCCCAGCGGGGACAAAACGAAAAGCCGAGGAGCCCCTGCCACGGAACCAGAAGCCTGAGGCAAAGATCCCCTCCAGACCAGCGCCCGGGAAATCAACAAATACCCCAGCGCTCTCCAACCAGCGCCCAACTACCATGACAAAACCAACAAAATCCACAGCTAGCAGTAATGTAGCGACTGCCAGGAAGACGCCGCCGGTCTCATCAAAACCTCCACCAAAAGGTTCCTATGCGGAACTAATGGCAAAGGCAAAAGCTGCGCAACAGAATGCTCCCACCCAGGTGGGGATGTTCAAACATCAATCAGTGCCCAAGGAGAAGCTGAGCAAAATGGAGCGCAAGAAACGGTTGATGGAGGCACaggcgaaggagaaagaCACCAAACAGGCAAAGCGGGGgggctcttcttctgccaCATCTGCAGCTGGCAAATTTGGAAATCTAAAGTCTGGCAACAAACAAGAAACTGAAGAGCCAACCTACAAGGGCACTGCAAGGCCGCCGCCTTCCCAGCTAGAATACCGTGGCACTGCCAATCTTCCGAGTCGAAATGGCGATCGCCGGGGTCAGTTCAGGGCAAATAAACGATCACGGGGAGACGAATATCTTGGaacagatgaagaagacgagggtGAATACGCGGATGGCTATGACGACTACTACTCAGAATCTTCCGACATGGAGGCGGGTATAGGTGATGTGGAGCAAGAGGAAGCATTGGCGCTGGCTGCAGCCAGACgtgaggatgaagcagaCATGCTTGCAGAGGCTGCAGCTAAGAAGGACAAGATGGAACGCCGCAACAAACTCGCTTCGCTGGCGTCTAAGAGGCACTAA
- the aspf8 gene encoding ribosomal protein P2 (COG:J;~EggNog:ENOG410PRUB;~InterPro:IPR044076,IPR027534,IPR001859,IPR038716;~PFAM:PF00428;~antiSMASH:Cluster_1.6;~go_component: GO:0005840 - ribosome [Evidence IEA];~go_component: GO:0022625 - cytosolic large ribosomal subunit [Evidence IEA];~go_function: GO:0003735 - structural constituent of ribosome [Evidence IEA];~go_process: GO:0002182 - cytoplasmic translational elongation [Evidence IEA];~go_process: GO:0006412 - translation [Evidence IEA];~go_process: GO:0006414 - translational elongation [Evidence IEA]) yields MKHLAAYLLVALAGNESPSASDIKEVLSSVGVDADNERLEKLIAELQGKDINELIAEGTTKLASVPSGGGGGAAAPAAGGAAAAEAPAAEKEEEKEESDEDMGFGLFD; encoded by the exons ATGAAGCACCTCGCAGCCtacctcctcgtcgcccttgcTGGCAACGAGAGCCCCTCTGCTTCCGACATTAAGGAGGTTCTGTCCTCCGTCGGTGTTGACGCTGACAACGAGCgcctcgagaagctcatcgCTGAGCTCCAGGGCAAGGACATCAACGAG TTGATCGCTGAGGGTACCACCAAGCTCGCTTCCGTTCCctctggcggtggtggtggtgctgccgCCCCCGCTGCTGGTGGCGCTGCCGCCGCTGAGGcccctgctgctgagaaggaggaggagaaggaggagtcCGACGAGGACATGGGCTTCGGTCTCTTCGACTAA
- the RPS15 gene encoding 40S ribosomal protein uS19 (BUSCO:EOG092658SK;~COG:J;~EggNog:ENOG410PIWK;~InterPro:IPR002222,IPR005713,IPR020934,IPR023575;~PFAM:PF00203;~antiSMASH:Cluster_1.6;~go_component: GO:0005840 - ribosome [Evidence IEA];~go_component: GO:0015935 - small ribosomal subunit [Evidence IEA];~go_function: GO:0003723 - RNA binding [Evidence IEA];~go_function: GO:0003735 - structural constituent of ribosome [Evidence IEA];~go_process: GO:0006412 - translation [Evidence IEA]): MSDVEYNAEEAAEIKKRRQFRKFTYRGIDLDQLLDLSSEQLRDVVHARARRRFNRGLKRKPMGLIKKLRKAKQEAKPNEKPDLVKTHLRDMIVVPEMIGSVIGIYSGKEFNQIEVKPEMVGHYLGEFSISYKPVKHGRPGIGATHSSRFIPLK, from the exons ATGTCTGACGTCGAATAC AACGCCGAGGAGGCTGCCG agatcaagaagagaagacagTTCCGCAAGTTTACCTACCGCGGAatcgacctcgaccagctcCTCGACCTCTCCTCCGAACAGCTCCGTGATGTCGTTCACGCTCGTGCCCGCAGACGCTTCAACCGCGGTCTGAAGCGCAAGCCCATGGGTCTCATCAAGAAGCTTCGCAAGGCCAAGCAGGAGGCCAAGCCGAACGAGAAGCCCGACCTCGTCAAGACTCACCTCCGTGACATGATCGTCGTCCCCGAGATGATTGGCTCCGTCATTGGTATCTACTCCGGTAAGGAGTTCAACCAGATCGAAGTCAAGCCTGAGATGGTTGGTCACTACCTTGGTGAATTCTCTATCTCTTA CAAGCCCGTCAAGCACGGTCGTCCCGGTATTGGTGCCACCCACTCTTCTCGTTTCATTCCCCTCAagtaa
- a CDS encoding S-adenosylmethionine-dependent methyltransferase (COG:B;~EggNog:ENOG410PP8F;~InterPro:IPR001214,IPR002893;~PFAM:PF01753,PF00856;~antiSMASH:Cluster_1.6;~go_function: GO:0005515 - protein binding [Evidence IEA]), with the protein MSGSASQSSFQTQTAPGSAPNGLGRGLFASSDFRPSDNVLHIQSPYVAVLDTPRLADTCSGCFGKRQLEADPDNKVVLKACTGCQVVKYCDATCQAKDWKLVHSRECPIYKGLHPKILPINARAIMRMVLRIGAKKNDYTREELESFQTLETHIRDIREGNPEQWERISLTSKAVKQYSQSGIEEELLSDFGAKFDLNSFNLTNALYDRIGLYIHPYAALINHSCEYNAVVGFDGPELYIKAIRPIAKDEQIFISYVDTTYPKRIRQKELRERYFFTCQCEKCSSDESPEPTGDAGEVCEHAFALLQSGKAGDDKHRLSVTLQALIACASPKTKQPFVSILDELIVSDISENGLNHAFLNCALRFSRIDPVAYPYEGHPIRAVHAWTLAKVTLQISQEFPELTFPEFVKGGWEDFLGAGEISLDYGLLTWTLLAELVSKEAEYCTVPGFRTIVRKTFANVHEEFMKHGLDPRSMRDEIRAQWTKLGKLIGDYFQCVLRDNS; encoded by the exons ATGTCTGGCTCAGCGTCTCAGTCATCTTTCCAGACCCAAACAGCCCCTGGCTCGGCTCCAAACGGCCTAGGAAGAGGTCTCTTTGCCTCCAGTGACTTTCGCCCTAGTGATAACGTCCTGCACATCCAAAGTCCATACGTCGCGGTGCTAGATACACCACGACTTGCTGATACCTGCTCTGGGTGTTTTGGGAAAAGACAACTTGAAGCCGATCCCGATAACAAGGTTGTGTTGAAGGCTTGTACGGGATGCCAGGTCGTCAAGTATTGCGATGCG ACTTGTCAGGCAAAGGATTGGAAACTAGTTCATTCTCGCGAATGTCCAATTTACAAGGGCTTGCACCCCAAAATTCTCCCTATCAATGCCAGAGCAATTATGCGTATGGTGTTGCGTATCGGTGCGAAGAAGAATGACTACACGCGAGAGGAACTAGAGTCGTTCCAGACTCTTGAGACTCATATTCGGGACATACGTGAAGGAAATCCGGAGCAGTGGGAACGCATCTCTCTCACCTCGAAGGCTGTCAAACAGTATTCACAATCAGGTATCGAAGAGGAGCTTCTGTCTGATTTTGGTGCAAAG TTTGATTTGAATTCCTTTAACTTGACAAACGCACTCTACGACCGGATTGGTCTGTACATACACCCCTACGCAGCCCTGATCAACCACAGCTGCGAATACAATGCTGTCGTGGGATTCGACGGCCCAGAACTTTACATCAAAGCCATTCGGCCCATCGCCAAAGATGAGCAGATATTCATATCCTACGTCGACACCACATATCCCAAACGCATCCGGCAGAAAGAGCTACGCGAGAGATATTTCTTCACCTGTCAATGTGAGAAGTGCTCCAGCGATGAAAGCCCCGAGCCGACTGGCGACGCAGGAGAGGTTTGCGAACACGCATTTGCCCTGTTGCAATCTGGCAAGGCAGGTGATGATAAACACAGGCTGTCAGTCACCTTGCAGGCGCTTATTGCATGCGCGAGCCCCAAAACAAAGCAACCATTTGTCTCTATCCTCGACGAACTAATCGTGTCGGACATTTCTGAAAACGGACTCAACCACGCGTTCTTGAACTGTGCGCTGCGGTTCTCGCGTATCGACCCCGTGGCTTACCCTTATGAAGGGCATCCTATTCGCGCCGTGCATGCATGGACATTGGCGAAAGTGACACTCCAAATCTCGCAGGAATTCCCCGAGCTTACGTTTCCAGAGTTCGTCAAAGGTGGATGGGAGGATTTTCTTGGAGCTGGCGAAATCAGTCTAGATTATGGATTGCTTACTTGGACACTGCTGGCGGAGCTTGTGTCAAAGGAGGCGGAATATTGCACCGTTCCTGGGTTTAGGACCATAGTGAGGAAGACTTTTGCGAACGTGCATGAGGAGTTCATGAAGCATGGGCTGGATCCGAGAAGCATGAGGGACGAGATTAGAGCGCAGTGGACTAAGCTTGGGAAGCTCATCGGTGACTATTTCCAGTGCGTGCTCCGTGACAACAGTTGA